The following nucleotide sequence is from Ensifer adhaerens.
ACTCGTAACCCATCCAGATGTAGCCGCGACGCCCGTTCCATTCGCAGCCCCAATTCTCACCGAAGCTGTTCTGGATGAGGACGGCCTGCTGCTCGTCGTCATAGCCGATGACCAACATGCAATGGCCGGTGTTCGGCAACTTTTCCAGAGGCCCTCTCAATGGGCCCGGCCCTTCATATTGCATGAAGCTCTTGTTCAGTGACGTGCCGTAGCAGAGCGCTCCGCCCGCGACGATGACGGCCTTGATCGCGTCGAGATCGCTGGTCTCGACCGTCGCCCAGCCGGGTATCTGGAAGCTGGCGTCGGGAAGGGCGCCGGGATCGTAGCGCGACCACAGCTCGGGACAATTCGGAAAATAGGGAGCCGTCTCCCAGTTTGGGGTGCCGCCCTGCTTGAGCAGATTGAGATAGGAGGCCAGCTGTGATCCCGCGCAACCCGTTTTCCCGTAGCTCTTCATCACTTCGATGTAGATATGGGCCGGACTTGCCTGCCGCACGGGTTGCAACGGCGCTTCGCCGGTCGAAACGGCCGCCCAATAGGTGGCAAGCCCGTAGGTCGTGGCCCAGGCGGCGCAACTGCCGGGGCTGCCGACATGGCTCGGTGTGCCCTGCGCCTTGGGCGGCGGCAGGTAGAGCGCGTTGACGGTTGCCGCGCTCGGCAGTGATGCGGGTATCGGCGGCCGGAGCGTCGGGCCATCTTCCTTGATCGTGGGATCATAGCCGAAGTTGAGGATTGCTTCCTGTACGGTCATCGGGATCTCCTGCCGACAGCGAGGGTTGCGTGGGTTAAAGGCGTGATGTCACAGGCGTCGCGCGCCGCCGGCATTTCCGGTGAGACACAGCCGAAAGCGGCTCCCTCGTTTCCCGAAGGCGCAGTCGAAATCTCCCCGGATACGCGGTGCTCGTATCAAGATGATGCACTCATAGGTAGCTCTTATCAGGATTTTGCATGCCGAAAATCCCGAGTTTCGCGGGGTTTCGATCATTCCATTGCTGCACAATAATGAAATGCATGTTTCATTATTGACTTTCAATGGACCATGTATTCCGTTTATGACTCACAGGTCATCTGTTCCTTTGGGAGGTTTCGAATGAGGAAGTTGCTGTTTGCCGCCATGTCGGTTCTGCTGGCTGGTACCGCTCACGCCGAAAACATCGGCATCACCATTGCCCGTTCCGATAGCGCGTTCCTGACGATCCTGCGTCAGGGCATGGAAGACCGCGCCGCCAAGCT
It contains:
- a CDS encoding C1 family peptidase — encoded protein: MTVQEAILNFGYDPTIKEDGPTLRPPIPASLPSAATVNALYLPPPKAQGTPSHVGSPGSCAAWATTYGLATYWAAVSTGEAPLQPVRQASPAHIYIEVMKSYGKTGCAGSQLASYLNLLKQGGTPNWETAPYFPNCPELWSRYDPGALPDASFQIPGWATVETSDLDAIKAVIVAGGALCYGTSLNKSFMQYEGPGPLRGPLEKLPNTGHCMLVIGYDDEQQAVLIQNSFGENWGCEWNGRRGYIWMGYELFQCLAQGQAMYITG